The genomic segment TAGTGCGCCGAGCGAAGCTCGGCTTTGTCTACTGGGTGAGAGTCCCAGTTCTGGAAGCCTTGGCAAGGCACCAGATACTGAGTGTTGCGTCAGCGCTGGTAACACCGCTGGCGAAGCGTACACAAGGAGGTAATGGGCTGCAATGCGAAAGTGTGAAGGGATTGAGCCTCGTGATGAGAATAAATTGTGGATGCCGACGTCGTTAGCAGTGCGGAAGGCAACACCAAAGAAGCCAAATGCCACGGCTTCGGAGGGTCCACCGGGGTCAAAGACCGTGGCACGTTACCAAGGCAAAGCCGGGAACTCGGGAGATCCCGTCGATTCCTCTGACAAAGGGGTAGGGCAGCACAACCAGACAACTGGAAGGAAGCCCAACGGTCGATGGGAAGTCGGATGTCCTCATAGTAGTGAAGAAGTAGAGTAACGCCTATGAAGCGAAGGGGGACACATTCAAACGCCTGTTCGACGGAAACGCCGCCCACACTCAGAGGTGGAACAACGGCGATACCGGGAGTCGAACGGATAGCCCAACGGGCACGCCAACAGCCAGAGACCTGTTTCTCCACATTGATGCACCACTTTAGTGTGGAAAATCTGCGAGTTTGCTTCGAGTCACTCGATGGCAAGAAGGCAGTGGGTATCGATGGCGTGACCAAGGAGCAGTACGGGGAAGAACTGGAGGACAACCTCCAGCGTCTGCACCAGAAACTGCACCAGATGTCGTATCGCCCAGAAGCGGTGCGACGAGTGGAGATACCTAAAGAGGACGGGAGTACCCGCCCGCTTGGGATCAGTTGCATAGAGGACAAGACCATCCAGGAGATGACACGACGCATCCTCGAAGCCATCTATGAACCAACATTTCTCGACACCTCCTATGGGTTTAGGGCAGGGCGGAGTTGTCACGACGCTCTACGACAACTCAACTTGGAGATGATGAGGCAACGGGTGAATTGGGTGGCGGACTTGGATCTAGCTCGGTTTTTCGACACCATGCCGCATCAGGAGATACTCTCTGTCCTGGCATTGCGAATCAAAGATAGGAAATTTCTGCAATTGATTGCACGAATGCTTAAAGCAGGGGTGCAAACGCCTGGAGGAGTGGTGGTCGATGAACTGGGTAGCCCGCAAGGGTCAATTGTCTCTCCGGTGATTGCGAACATATTCCTTGACCATGTTCTAGACCAGTGGTTTAGTCAGGTGGTGCGACAGCACTGTCGGGGATACTGTTCCATCATCCGCTATGCCGACGACACGATGGTGCTGTTTGAACGGGAAGACGACGCTCACCGCTTTATGCGGGTCTTACCACTGCGACTAGCGAAATTCGGGTTAGCGCTGAACCAAACCAAAACTCAACTGCTGAGATTTGGCAAACAAGCTGCTTGGCAGGCAATCAAAAGTGGACATAAACTCCCTACCCTTGATTTCTTAGGCTTCACCCATTACTGGGGTCGGAGCCGGACAGGGAAGGTTAGGTTGAAGCGCAAAACCTCGAAGAAGCGGTTGCGACGTGCTTTGGTAGACCTGAAACAATGGTTACGCCAAGAACGTAACGCCCGCAGGTTACCGCAGTTGTGGCAAGCGATTGGGAGCAAGATGCGAGGGCACTTCAACTACTTTGGAGTGACCGACAATAGTCGAGCGCTGTACCAATTTGAGCGATCTGTTCACAATCTTCTGTTCAAGTGGTTAAACCGCCGCAGCCAGCGTCGCAGCTTTACCTGGGATAGCTTTCTCAAGTACATGGCGCGATTCCCACTGCCGCGACCGGGGCGCTTAGTCTCACTGCTTCCTGTTCTTTCTGTTGGGTGAACGATTGAGTGAAGAGGCT from the Trichocoleus sp. genome contains:
- the ltrA gene encoding group II intron reverse transcriptase/maturase, whose translation is MKRRGTHSNACSTETPPTLRGGTTAIPGVERIAQRARQQPETCFSTLMHHFSVENLRVCFESLDGKKAVGIDGVTKEQYGEELEDNLQRLHQKLHQMSYRPEAVRRVEIPKEDGSTRPLGISCIEDKTIQEMTRRILEAIYEPTFLDTSYGFRAGRSCHDALRQLNLEMMRQRVNWVADLDLARFFDTMPHQEILSVLALRIKDRKFLQLIARMLKAGVQTPGGVVVDELGSPQGSIVSPVIANIFLDHVLDQWFSQVVRQHCRGYCSIIRYADDTMVLFEREDDAHRFMRVLPLRLAKFGLALNQTKTQLLRFGKQAAWQAIKSGHKLPTLDFLGFTHYWGRSRTGKVRLKRKTSKKRLRRALVDLKQWLRQERNARRLPQLWQAIGSKMRGHFNYFGVTDNSRALYQFERSVHNLLFKWLNRRSQRRSFTWDSFLKYMARFPLPRPGRLVSLLPVLSVG